In a genomic window of Polyodon spathula isolate WHYD16114869_AA chromosome 21, ASM1765450v1, whole genome shotgun sequence:
- the LOC121296632 gene encoding zinc finger protein 362-like isoform X2 yields the protein MEDSHFNSSYFWSPVSTGQIENAVFINKMKDQLVSVDKAGSFAPPSGASHYPTTVLTMPGSAVTMETGRGGGKPQESGGHLHPPHTSQQNITVVPVPSTGIMTAAGLVITTPQGTLVSSAPPGSVAGQSFSVSGVTGHPSAATMIVSTLHPSPGTAPPADEKPNPSPSSSQLPPHPSPSSSHTHPVSSALHTPGKRGRKKKQPGGGGINRAVMTAHSAITGGNQAMILAHLAAGVQHHSSDPYDLGNEDEETITEKDGSRSYRCRMCAMTFFSKSEMQLHSKTHTENKPHKCLHCSKTFANSSYLAQHIRIHSGAKPYTCSYCQKAFRQLSHLQQHTRIHTGDRPYKCAHPGCEKAFTQLSNLQSHRRQHNKDKPYKCHHCHRAYTDSASLEVHLSTHTVKHAKVYSCGMCNRVYTSETYLMKHMRKHNPDPSNPVQQNQSAQSNSSQQQQGSQNQPHYTNQSEPIPGQCPFDLHQYKPVSSAELQYKPVQNQTDHQQHKDLCLTVSTSAIQVVEHLNS from the exons ATTGAGAACGCTGTGTTTATCAATAAGATGAAGGATCAGCTTGTCTCAGTAGACAAGGCTGGCAGCTTCGCTCCCCCCAGCGGCGCCTCTCACTACCCCACCACCGTGCTCACCATGCCAGGCTCCGCTGTTACTATGGAGACGGGCCGAGGGGGGGGGAAACCTCAGGAGTCTGGGGGGCACCTCCACCCCCCCCACACATCGCAACAGAACATCACTGTGGTCCCAGTACCATCCACTGGGATTATGACTGCTGCTG GTCTTGTGATCACCACTCCCCAGGGAACGCTTGTCTCCTCCGCCCCGCCAGGCTCAGTAGCCGGTCAGTCCTTCTCAGTGTCCGGAGTCACTGGTCATCCTTCAGCTGCCACCATGATAGTGTCCACGCTGCACCCTTCTCCTGGCACAGCGCCACCTGCAG ACGAGAAGCCCAACCCATCCCCATCCTCCTCGCAGCTTCcccctcacccctctccctcctcctctcacaCCCACCCAGTGTCCTCTGCCCTCCACACCCCGGGCAAACGCGGGCGCAAGAAGAAGCAGCCAGGAGGGGGCGGAATCAACAGAGCCGTCATGACAGCACACTCCGCCATCACCGGCGGCAACCAGGCCATGATACTGGCACACTTAGCAGCAGGggtgcag CACCACAGCTCTGACCCCTATGACCTTGGCAATGAAGATGAAGAGACAATCACAGAGAAGGACGGCAGTAGGTCCTATCG CTGTCGGATGTGTGCTATGACTTTCTTTTCCAAGTCTGAGATGCAGCTCCATTCTAAAACTCACACTGAGAACAAGCCCCACAAGTGCCTGCACTGTTCCAAGACCTTCGCCAACTCCAGCTACCTGGCACAGCACATCCGGATCCACTCGGGAGCCAAGCCTTACACCTGCTCCTACTGCCAGAAGGCATTCAGGCAGCTGTCCCATCTGCAACAGCACACCAG AATCCACACTGGAGATAGACCGTATAAATGTGCACATCCCGGCTGTGAGAAAGCCTTCACCCAGCTCTCAAACTTGCAG TCCCACAGAAGGCAGCACAATAAAGATAAGCCCTACAAGTGTCATCACTGCCACCGCGCGTACACCGACTCTGCCTCGCTGGAGGTGCATCTCAGCACTCACACGGTTAAACATGCTAAGGTGTACTCTTGCGGCATGTGCAACCGCGTCTACACCTCG GAAACGTACCTGATGAAACACATGCGGAAGCACAACCCTGATCCCAGTAACCCAGTGCAGCAAAACCAGTCTGCCCAGTCCAACAGCTCCCAGCAGCAGCAAGGTTCTCAGAACCAACCCCACTACACAAACCAGTCTGAGCCCATCCCAGGCCAGTGCCCTTTCGACCTGCACCAGTACAAACCAGTATCGTCCGCTGAGCTGCAGTACAAACCAGTACAGAACCAGACAGACCACCAACAACATAAAGACCTGTGTCTGACTGTTTCCACCTCTGCTATCCAAGTGGTGGAGCATTTGAATTCATAG
- the LOC121296632 gene encoding zinc finger protein 362-like isoform X1, giving the protein MEDSHFNSSYFWSPVSTGQIENAVFINKMKDQLVSVDKAGSFAPPSGASHYPTTVLTMPGSAVTMETGRGGGKPQESGGHLHPPHTSQQNITVVPVPSTGIMTAADYPEYITSPAVQCLSARVHNTTVQYYTTTGLVITTPQGTLVSSAPPGSVAGQSFSVSGVTGHPSAATMIVSTLHPSPGTAPPADEKPNPSPSSSQLPPHPSPSSSHTHPVSSALHTPGKRGRKKKQPGGGGINRAVMTAHSAITGGNQAMILAHLAAGVQHHSSDPYDLGNEDEETITEKDGSRSYRCRMCAMTFFSKSEMQLHSKTHTENKPHKCLHCSKTFANSSYLAQHIRIHSGAKPYTCSYCQKAFRQLSHLQQHTRIHTGDRPYKCAHPGCEKAFTQLSNLQSHRRQHNKDKPYKCHHCHRAYTDSASLEVHLSTHTVKHAKVYSCGMCNRVYTSETYLMKHMRKHNPDPSNPVQQNQSAQSNSSQQQQGSQNQPHYTNQSEPIPGQCPFDLHQYKPVSSAELQYKPVQNQTDHQQHKDLCLTVSTSAIQVVEHLNS; this is encoded by the exons ATTGAGAACGCTGTGTTTATCAATAAGATGAAGGATCAGCTTGTCTCAGTAGACAAGGCTGGCAGCTTCGCTCCCCCCAGCGGCGCCTCTCACTACCCCACCACCGTGCTCACCATGCCAGGCTCCGCTGTTACTATGGAGACGGGCCGAGGGGGGGGGAAACCTCAGGAGTCTGGGGGGCACCTCCACCCCCCCCACACATCGCAACAGAACATCACTGTGGTCCCAGTACCATCCACTGGGATTATGACTGCTGCTG ATTACCCAGAATACATCACTTCCCCTGCCGTGCAGTGCCTGTCCGCACGAGTACACAATACAACTGTACAGTACTACACAACCACAG GTCTTGTGATCACCACTCCCCAGGGAACGCTTGTCTCCTCCGCCCCGCCAGGCTCAGTAGCCGGTCAGTCCTTCTCAGTGTCCGGAGTCACTGGTCATCCTTCAGCTGCCACCATGATAGTGTCCACGCTGCACCCTTCTCCTGGCACAGCGCCACCTGCAG ACGAGAAGCCCAACCCATCCCCATCCTCCTCGCAGCTTCcccctcacccctctccctcctcctctcacaCCCACCCAGTGTCCTCTGCCCTCCACACCCCGGGCAAACGCGGGCGCAAGAAGAAGCAGCCAGGAGGGGGCGGAATCAACAGAGCCGTCATGACAGCACACTCCGCCATCACCGGCGGCAACCAGGCCATGATACTGGCACACTTAGCAGCAGGggtgcag CACCACAGCTCTGACCCCTATGACCTTGGCAATGAAGATGAAGAGACAATCACAGAGAAGGACGGCAGTAGGTCCTATCG CTGTCGGATGTGTGCTATGACTTTCTTTTCCAAGTCTGAGATGCAGCTCCATTCTAAAACTCACACTGAGAACAAGCCCCACAAGTGCCTGCACTGTTCCAAGACCTTCGCCAACTCCAGCTACCTGGCACAGCACATCCGGATCCACTCGGGAGCCAAGCCTTACACCTGCTCCTACTGCCAGAAGGCATTCAGGCAGCTGTCCCATCTGCAACAGCACACCAG AATCCACACTGGAGATAGACCGTATAAATGTGCACATCCCGGCTGTGAGAAAGCCTTCACCCAGCTCTCAAACTTGCAG TCCCACAGAAGGCAGCACAATAAAGATAAGCCCTACAAGTGTCATCACTGCCACCGCGCGTACACCGACTCTGCCTCGCTGGAGGTGCATCTCAGCACTCACACGGTTAAACATGCTAAGGTGTACTCTTGCGGCATGTGCAACCGCGTCTACACCTCG GAAACGTACCTGATGAAACACATGCGGAAGCACAACCCTGATCCCAGTAACCCAGTGCAGCAAAACCAGTCTGCCCAGTCCAACAGCTCCCAGCAGCAGCAAGGTTCTCAGAACCAACCCCACTACACAAACCAGTCTGAGCCCATCCCAGGCCAGTGCCCTTTCGACCTGCACCAGTACAAACCAGTATCGTCCGCTGAGCTGCAGTACAAACCAGTACAGAACCAGACAGACCACCAACAACATAAAGACCTGTGTCTGACTGTTTCCACCTCTGCTATCCAAGTGGTGGAGCATTTGAATTCATAG